A window of the Harmonia axyridis chromosome 5, icHarAxyr1.1, whole genome shotgun sequence genome harbors these coding sequences:
- the LOC123681114 gene encoding zinc finger protein 93-like, protein MPLDEENLILEDFSTICRTCLRKYESGNLFCLDELYLLDGEVKLMDMLSKYTQIVENDNYPQQICAACLVKAQGAYSFFVECNESELILSQFSDIDGKNEFLDFNKTDCEVVEDLNEQEENLEIIKVINDDNQEDMEIQLFFDKDKNGDFDEIEITDSSDEKFTIDHVASLNTNNYYSLEKCKFCNMELEIEQVKKHQMQFGHYDESETIMCPHCNISTRNVTSMKQHLRSCHSNRRESKKYVCDICSKEFKWSKNYEEHLKSHNSNPDENIMCPECGILLSTVTALQIHKSKEHVPTLNMIWTCLHCQTICRQISEYKKHLRDVHAEKDFHCIICGRDCEDKRTLYYHEQLHLDDYGIECTQCQKKLLTEDKLILHQRIHKYVNKKHVCSFCNKGFKQLDKLEAHERIHTGEKPYTCKYCGKAFNHQNNLMHHFRVHTGDTPYKCLFCEKEFSNSHSMRKHMNSHENNASE, encoded by the exons ATGCCGTTAGACGAAGAGAACCTTATATTAGAAGATTTTTCTACAATTTGTAGAACTTGTCTACGTAAATATGAGTCCGGCAATTTGTTTTGTTTGGACGAATTGTATTTACTTGATGGTGAAGTAAAATTAATGGACATGCTTTCGAAATACACGCAAATAGTA gaaaatgaTAATTATCCACAACAAATCTGTGCTGCTTGTTTAGTCAAAGCTCAAGGGGCATACTCTTTTTTCGTGGAATGTAATGAATCTGAACTAATTTTAAGCCAATTCAGTGATATAGATGGTAAAAATGAGTTcttagatttcaataaaactgaTTGTGAAGTTGTTGAAGACCTAAATGAACAAGAAGAAAATTTAGAAATCATTAAAGTAATCAATGATGATAATCAGGAAGACATGgaaattcaacttttttttgataaagacaaaaatggtgattttgatgaaatagaAATAACTGACAGTAGTGATGAAAAATTTACCATTGATCATGTGGCTAGTTtgaatacaaataattattattcacttgaaaaatgtaaattttgcAATATGGAATTAGAAATAGAGCAAGTAAAGAAACATCAAATGCAATTTGGTCATTATGATGAGAGTGAAACCATTATGTGTCCTCACTGTAATATTTCTACACGGAATGTTACTAGTATGAAACAGCATCTAAGATCATGCCATAGCAATCGAagagaatcaaaaaaatatgtctGTGATATATGTTCTAAAG agTTCAAATGGAGTAAAAATTATGAAGAACATTTGAAAAGTCACAACTCCAACCcagatgaaaatataatgtGTCCAGAATGTGGCATACTACTGAGTACTGTGACTGCACTTCAAATACATAAAAGCAAAGAACATGTTCCAACTTTGAATATGATTTGGACATGTCTCCATTGCCAAACAATTTGTAGACAAATATCAGAGTATAAGAAGCACCTGAGAGATGTTCATGCCGAGAAAGATTTCCATTGCATTATATGTGGTCGAGATTGTGAAGACAAAAGAACTCTTTACTATCATGAACAGTTGCATCTGGATGACTATGGAATTGAATGTACACAATGCCAAAAAAAG TTGTTGACAGAAGATAAACTTATACTCCATCAGAGAATTCATAAATATGTTAATAAAAAGCATGTTTGCAGTTTCTGCAATAAAGGATTCAAACAGTTAGATAAACTTGAAGCACATGAGAGAATACACACAGGAGAAAAACCTTACACTTGCAAGTATTGTGGAAAA gctTTCAATCATCAA